The proteins below come from a single Leopardus geoffroyi isolate Oge1 chromosome D3, O.geoffroyi_Oge1_pat1.0, whole genome shotgun sequence genomic window:
- the LOC123587257 gene encoding platelet glycoprotein Ib beta chain, producing the protein MGSGPRRALSLLLLLLAPPSRPVAGCPAPCGCAGTRVDCGRRGLTWASLPAAFPPDTTELVLTGNNLTALPPGLLDSLPVLRAAHLGGNPWRCDCRLVPLRAWLAGRPERAPYRDLRCAAPPALRGRLLPYLAEDELRAACAPGALCWGALAAQLLLLGLGLLHALLLLLLLCRLRRLRARARAAHPLSLTAPLVAETAGASEFYE; encoded by the exons ATGGGCTCCG GGCCGCGCCGGGCGCTGAgcctgctgctcctgctgctagCGCCGCCCAGCCGCCCAGTCGCGGGCTGCCCCGCGCCGTGTGGCTGTGCGGGGACGCGCGTGGATTGCGGGCGCCGCGGGCTGACATGGGCCTCGCTGCCCGCCGCCTTCCCGCCGGACACGACTGAACTGGTGCTGACTGGCAACAATCTGACGGCGCTGCCGCCGGGGCTGCTGGACTCGCTGCCCGTGCTGCGCGCCGCGCACCTGGGCGGCAACCCCTGGCGCTGCGACTGCCGCCTGGTGCCACTGCGCGCCTGGTTGGCCGGCCGGCCCGAGCGCGCGCCCTACCGCGACCTGCGCTGCGCCGCGCCCCCGGCGCTGCGAGGCCGCCTGCTGCCGTACCTGGCGGAAGACGAGCTGCGCGCCGCCTGTGCGCCGGGCGCGCTCTGCTGGGGGGCCCTGGCAGCGCAGCTCCTGCTGCTCGGCCTCGGGCTCCTGCacgcgctgctgctgctgctgctgctgtgtcgCCTGCGCCGGCtgcgcgcccgcgcccgcgccgcgCACCCGTTGTCGCTGACCGCCCCGCTGGTGGCGGAGACGGCCGGAGCCAGCGAGTTCTACGAGTAG